Proteins from one Oncorhynchus gorbuscha isolate QuinsamMale2020 ecotype Even-year linkage group LG18, OgorEven_v1.0, whole genome shotgun sequence genomic window:
- the gcdha gene encoding glutaryl-CoA dehydrogenase a: MALRGAVTRLLSNARKRAAVSASRAQGTAAASPAQNEAEVITKKPVKAPKVQFNWRDALELDGLLTEEEVMIRDSFRTYCQEKLMPRIIMANRHEHFHREIVSEMGELGVLGPTIQGYGCAGTSYVAYGLIAREVERVDSGYRSVMSVQSSLVMHPINAYGTEEQKEKWLPRLARGEILGCFGLTEPNHGSDPAGMETKAKYNPSSSTFTISGAKTWITNSPVADIAVVWAKCEDGRIRGFILERGMKGLATPKIEGKFSLRASATGMILMDEVEVPQENMLPNVSGLAGPFGCLNNARYGIAWGALGAAEFCFHAARQYTLDRIQFGVPLARNQLMQKKMADMLTEITIGLQSCLALGRLIDDKKAAPEMISMLKRNSCGKSLDIARQARDMLGGNGIADEYHIIRHVMNLEAVNTYEGTHDIHALILGRAITGLQSFTVEK; this comes from the exons ATGGCTCTCAGAGGTGCTGTGACTCGTTTGCTCTCCAACGCTAGGAAACGTGCTGCAGTCTCAGCCTCCCGGGCACAGGGCACAGCAGCAGCGTCACCAGCCCAAAACG AAGCCGAAGTGATCACCAAGAAGCCAGTAAAAGCAC CCAAGGTGCAGTTTAACTGGCGTGACGCCCTGGAGCTGGACGGCCTGctgacagaggaggaggtgatgaTCAGAGACTCTTTCAGGACCTACTGCCAGGAGAAACTAATGCCACGCATCATCATGGCCAACAGACATGAAC ATTTCCACCGTGAGATTGTCTCAGAGATGGGAGAGCTGGGTGTCTTGGGGCCAACCATCCAAG GTTATGGTTGTGCCGGAACCAGCTACGTGGCCTACGGGCTCATTgccagggaggtggagagggtggaCAGTGGCTACCGCTCAGTCATGAGTGTCCAGTCCTCACTGGTCATGCACCCCATCAACGCCTACGGCACAGAGGAACAGAAGGAGAAGTGGCTACCCAGGCTAG CTCGTGGGGAGATCTTGGGCTGTTTCGGCCTGACTGAGCCCAACCACGGCAGTGACCCCGCGGGCATGGAGACCAAGGCCAAGTACAACCCCTCCAGTAGCACCTTCACCATCAGCGGAGCCAAGACATG GATCACCAACTCACCCGTGGCAGACATCGCGGTGGTCTGGGCCAAGTGTGAGGATGGCAGGATCAGAGGCTTCATCCTGGAGCGTGGCATGAAGGGCCTGGCCACGCCTAAGATCGAGGGCAAGTTCTCTCTGCGGGCGTCGGCCACGGGCATGATCCTGATGGACGAGGTGGAGGTGCCCCAAGAGAATATGTTGCCCAACGTCTCTGGACTGGCT GGTCCCTTCGGCTGCCTGAATAACGCCCGCTACGGTATCGCCTGGGGAGCTCTAGGTGCTGCCGAGTTCTGCTTCCACGCTGCCCGCCAGTACACACTGGACAG GATCCAGTTTGGCGTGCCCCTGGCCAGGAACCAGCTGATGCAGAAGAAGATGGCTGACATGCTGACAGAGATCACCATCGGCCTGcagtcctgtctggccctaggcaGACTCATCGATGACAAGAA AGCGGCCCCTGAGATGATCTCCATGCTGAAGAGGAACAGCTGTGGGAAGTCCCTGGACATCGCCAGGCAGGCCCGAGACATGTTGGGAGGCAACGGCATTGCAGACGAGTACCACATTATCAGACACGTCATGAACCTGGAGGCCGTCAACACATACGAAG GTACCCATGACATCCATGCCTTGATCCTGGGCCGAGCCATCACTGGACTGCAGTCATTCACTGTTGAGAAATAA